A section of the Sporichthya brevicatena genome encodes:
- a CDS encoding HNH endonuclease signature motif containing protein, with the protein MIEAAEASAAAELGVVLHLSPAAARARSDFASGLLRRLPETLKALEAGGITERAAKVLWEETRDLSVADAARIERDCLERAKNSTPASFGRHVRKRVEELDPAAARKRHERARTERRVSMSPAGDGMAWISLLLPAEEAVAVYGVIDAAARQKVPGDARTLDQRKADAVVDLITRPGTQDPRVGYVVHLHGEAGPSATGADEGFVQVQGGERIPAARARAKADLTVHHPSVPVDIAALLADYNSRPDIYRPPARLRRAIRARDKHCRFPGCRIPADRCELDHTIAFEIGGRTVYFNLSALCKFHHRIKHMPGWACSQDEHGVLTWTTPTGQVFITRPPPPVGDEPPDFEQPPPTPSPWTRAGAARTAAPAPGPDDEPPF; encoded by the coding sequence GTGATCGAGGCCGCGGAGGCCTCCGCTGCCGCCGAGCTCGGCGTGGTGCTGCACCTGTCCCCGGCCGCCGCCCGGGCCCGCAGTGATTTCGCCTCCGGGTTGTTGCGTCGGCTGCCCGAGACGCTCAAGGCACTGGAGGCTGGGGGCATCACCGAGCGCGCGGCGAAGGTGCTGTGGGAGGAGACCCGGGACCTGTCCGTCGCCGATGCCGCCCGCATCGAACGGGACTGCCTCGAACGCGCGAAGAACTCCACCCCGGCCTCGTTCGGCCGGCATGTGCGTAAGCGGGTCGAGGAACTCGACCCGGCCGCCGCCCGCAAGCGGCATGAGCGGGCCCGTACCGAACGCCGGGTCTCGATGTCGCCGGCGGGGGACGGGATGGCCTGGATCTCGCTGTTGCTGCCGGCCGAGGAGGCCGTGGCGGTCTACGGGGTGATCGATGCCGCTGCCCGGCAGAAGGTTCCCGGCGATGCCCGGACCCTGGATCAGCGCAAGGCGGACGCCGTCGTCGATCTGATCACCCGCCCCGGCACCCAGGACCCCCGCGTCGGCTACGTCGTGCACCTCCACGGCGAGGCCGGACCAAGCGCGACCGGCGCGGATGAGGGGTTCGTGCAGGTGCAGGGTGGGGAGCGGATCCCGGCGGCGCGGGCGCGGGCCAAGGCGGACCTGACCGTGCATCACCCGTCGGTGCCGGTGGACATCGCCGCGCTGCTCGCGGACTACAACTCCCGCCCCGACATCTACCGGCCCCCGGCCAGGCTGCGCCGGGCGATCCGGGCGCGGGACAAGCACTGCCGGTTCCCCGGCTGCCGGATCCCGGCCGACCGGTGCGAACTCGACCACACCATCGCCTTCGAGATCGGCGGGCGGACCGTCTACTTCAACCTCTCGGCGTTGTGCAAGTTCCATCACCGGATCAAACACATGCCCGGCTGGGCGTGCTCGCAGGACGAACACGGAGTCCTGACCTGGACCACCCCCACCGGGCAGGTGTTCATCACCCGACCACCCCCACCGGTCGGGGACGAACCCCCTGACTTCGAACAACCCCCACCCACACCCTCGCCCTGGACCCGGGCCGGCGCCGCACGGACCGCGGCACCGGCCCCCGGACCCGACGACGAACCGCCCTTCTGA
- a CDS encoding crotonase/enoyl-CoA hydratase family protein has translation MDTSRENGALPALSNVQVELDGPVAIVAINRPEVRNAVNPQTAAELRTAFAWVGANDAVRTAVLTGRGGAFCAGYDLAAFAAAGLSREDLAAFGPGQPGPMGPSRGVPAKPTIAAVEGHAVAGGLELALWCDLRVMAEDAVFGVFCRRWGVPLIDGGTVRLPRLIGQSRALDLILTGRPVGAEESLAMGLANRVAPAGQTLAAAVELARQIAELPQTCMLADRASTYAQDGLDAAAALENEARGGLAVLQSGESAAGASRFAGGAGRHGSFSE, from the coding sequence ATGGATACGTCCCGCGAGAACGGCGCCCTGCCGGCGCTGAGCAACGTGCAGGTCGAGCTCGACGGACCGGTCGCGATCGTGGCGATCAACCGGCCGGAGGTCCGCAACGCGGTGAACCCGCAGACCGCCGCGGAGCTGCGCACGGCCTTCGCGTGGGTGGGGGCGAACGACGCCGTGCGGACGGCCGTGCTCACGGGGCGCGGCGGCGCGTTCTGCGCCGGGTACGACCTGGCGGCCTTCGCGGCAGCGGGCCTGAGCCGCGAGGACCTGGCGGCCTTCGGGCCGGGGCAGCCGGGCCCGATGGGGCCGAGCCGGGGCGTGCCGGCGAAGCCGACGATCGCCGCGGTGGAGGGCCACGCCGTCGCCGGCGGCCTGGAGCTCGCGCTCTGGTGCGACCTGCGGGTCATGGCGGAGGACGCGGTGTTCGGCGTCTTCTGCCGGAGGTGGGGCGTGCCGCTCATCGACGGCGGGACCGTGCGGTTGCCCCGCCTGATCGGGCAGAGCCGGGCGCTGGACCTGATCCTCACCGGCCGGCCGGTCGGCGCGGAGGAGTCACTGGCGATGGGCCTGGCGAACCGGGTCGCCCCGGCCGGGCAGACCTTGGCCGCGGCGGTCGAGCTCGCGCGCCAGATCGCCGAGCTCCCGCAGACGTGCATGCTCGCCGACCGGGCGTCGACGTACGCGCAGGACGGGCTGGACGCCGCAGCCGCGCTGGAGAACGAGGCGCGGGGCGGGCTGGCCGTTCTGCAGAGTGGGGAGAGCGCGGCGGGTGCGTCGCGGTTCGCCGGCGGCGCCGGGCGGCACGGGTCCTTCAGCGAGTAG